In Myxocyprinus asiaticus isolate MX2 ecotype Aquarium Trade chromosome 32, UBuf_Myxa_2, whole genome shotgun sequence, one genomic interval encodes:
- the LOC127423002 gene encoding transforming growth factor beta-1-induced transcript 1 protein-like isoform X1, with product MDDLGVPDPSNYPLSPRIVMFDALLADLENSAFPLARCPVLLTSDPPVTSEPLSSAQDPAQTRPPPPAYTPQQTVSAAMNGSQNSNPDKLYSTVCKPRSPRTADPPPAFSSSSVLGGGLSELDHLLQELNATQFNITDEILAQFPTTKKDDKSSKSGPSSPGSVKPSATSATLELDKLMASLSDFRVQSTPAAPVSPVTASPQQTGAPPPASSGGSLDSMLGLLQSDLSRQGVPTSSKGNCSACQKPVVGQVVTALGRVWHPEHFVCSECECELGNRNFFEKDGRPYCEPDYFTLYSPHCAQCNKPILNKMVTALDKNWHPECFSCVKCSRTFGDEGFHDREGQQYCQQCFLSLFASRCQGCSQPIMENYISALSALWHPQCFVCRECYSPFVNGSFFEYEGQPLCEAHYHQSRGSVCQACQQPILGRCVTAMGAKFHPHHLVCHFCLKPLSKGCFKEQESKPYCHPCFIKLFG from the exons ATGCTCTTCTAGCTGATCTGGAGAATTCAGCGTTCCCTCTGGCCCGCTGTCCCGTCCTGCTGACCTCTGACCCTCCAGTGACCTCTGAACCCTTGTCCAGTGCTCAGGATCCTGCCCAGACCCGGCCCCCTCCTCCTGCATATACACCACAACAA ACTGTTTCTGCTGCGATGAACGGCTCTCAGAACTCAAACCCTGACAAACTTTACAG CACAGTATGTAAACCGCGGTCCCCGCGCACAGCAGACCCTCCCCCTGCCTTCTCTTCCTCCTCAGTTCTGGGAGGCGGTCTAAGTGAACTCGATCATTTACTGCAGGAGCTCAATGCCACACAGTTCAACATAACAG ATGAGATTTTGGCCCAGTTCCCCACCACCAAAAAAGATGACAAGTCTTCAAAGTCTGGGCCGTCCTCTCCTGG CTCTGTGAAACCCTCAGCTACATCTGCCACTCTAGAGCTGGACAAACTAATGGCATCTCTGTCAGACTTCAGAGTCCAAAGCACA CCAGCAGCACCTGTCAGTCCTGTGACTGCTTCACCACAGCAGACTGGAGCTCCGCCCCCTGCCTCCTCTGGAGGCTCATTGGACAGCATGTTGGGTCTCCTCCAGTCAGATCTGAGCAGGCAGGGAGTGCCCACCTCCTCTAAGGGGAATTGTTCTGCTTGTCAGAAACCAGTTGTAGGACAG GTCGTGACGGCTCTTGGGCGGGTTTGGCATCCGGAGCATTTTGTTTGctctgagtgtgagtgtgagctCGGCAATCGTAATTTCTTTGAGAAAGACGGTCGACCATACTGCGAACCAGATTATTTCACCCTGTACTCACCTCACTGCGCGCAATGCAACAAGCCCATACTCAAC AAAATGGTCACTGCGCTGGATAAGAACTGGCATCCAGAATGCTTCAGCTGTGTGAAATGCAGCCGGACGTTTGGAGATGAAG GTTTTCATGATCGTGAGGGGCAGCAGTACTGTCAGCAGTGTTTCCTTTCTCTCTTTGCCTCTCGTTGTCAGGGCTGCTCTCAGCCCATCATGGAGAACTACATCTCAGCTCTGAGTGCTCTGTGGCATCCACAATGCTTTGTGTGCAGG GAATGCTATAGCCCATTTGTAAATGGCAGTTTCTTTGAGTATGAGGGGCAGCCCTTGTGTGAAGCCCACTACCACCAGTCCAGAGGCAGCGTATGCCAGGCTTGCCAGCAGCCCATCCTGGGGCGCTGCGTCACTGCCATGGGCGCCAAGTTTCACCCGCACCATTTGGTGTGCCACTTTTGCCTGAAACCCCTCAGCAAGGGATGCTTCAAAGAGCAGGAGAGCAAACCATACTGCCACCCCTGCTTCATCAAACTCTTCGGCTGA
- the LOC127423002 gene encoding transforming growth factor beta-1-induced transcript 1 protein-like isoform X2, whose protein sequence is MDDLDALLADLENSAFPLARCPVLLTSDPPVTSEPLSSAQDPAQTRPPPPAYTPQQTVSAAMNGSQNSNPDKLYSTVCKPRSPRTADPPPAFSSSSVLGGGLSELDHLLQELNATQFNITDEILAQFPTTKKDDKSSKSGPSSPGSVKPSATSATLELDKLMASLSDFRVQSTPAAPVSPVTASPQQTGAPPPASSGGSLDSMLGLLQSDLSRQGVPTSSKGNCSACQKPVVGQVVTALGRVWHPEHFVCSECECELGNRNFFEKDGRPYCEPDYFTLYSPHCAQCNKPILNKMVTALDKNWHPECFSCVKCSRTFGDEGFHDREGQQYCQQCFLSLFASRCQGCSQPIMENYISALSALWHPQCFVCRECYSPFVNGSFFEYEGQPLCEAHYHQSRGSVCQACQQPILGRCVTAMGAKFHPHHLVCHFCLKPLSKGCFKEQESKPYCHPCFIKLFG, encoded by the exons ATGCTCTTCTAGCTGATCTGGAGAATTCAGCGTTCCCTCTGGCCCGCTGTCCCGTCCTGCTGACCTCTGACCCTCCAGTGACCTCTGAACCCTTGTCCAGTGCTCAGGATCCTGCCCAGACCCGGCCCCCTCCTCCTGCATATACACCACAACAA ACTGTTTCTGCTGCGATGAACGGCTCTCAGAACTCAAACCCTGACAAACTTTACAG CACAGTATGTAAACCGCGGTCCCCGCGCACAGCAGACCCTCCCCCTGCCTTCTCTTCCTCCTCAGTTCTGGGAGGCGGTCTAAGTGAACTCGATCATTTACTGCAGGAGCTCAATGCCACACAGTTCAACATAACAG ATGAGATTTTGGCCCAGTTCCCCACCACCAAAAAAGATGACAAGTCTTCAAAGTCTGGGCCGTCCTCTCCTGG CTCTGTGAAACCCTCAGCTACATCTGCCACTCTAGAGCTGGACAAACTAATGGCATCTCTGTCAGACTTCAGAGTCCAAAGCACA CCAGCAGCACCTGTCAGTCCTGTGACTGCTTCACCACAGCAGACTGGAGCTCCGCCCCCTGCCTCCTCTGGAGGCTCATTGGACAGCATGTTGGGTCTCCTCCAGTCAGATCTGAGCAGGCAGGGAGTGCCCACCTCCTCTAAGGGGAATTGTTCTGCTTGTCAGAAACCAGTTGTAGGACAG GTCGTGACGGCTCTTGGGCGGGTTTGGCATCCGGAGCATTTTGTTTGctctgagtgtgagtgtgagctCGGCAATCGTAATTTCTTTGAGAAAGACGGTCGACCATACTGCGAACCAGATTATTTCACCCTGTACTCACCTCACTGCGCGCAATGCAACAAGCCCATACTCAAC AAAATGGTCACTGCGCTGGATAAGAACTGGCATCCAGAATGCTTCAGCTGTGTGAAATGCAGCCGGACGTTTGGAGATGAAG GTTTTCATGATCGTGAGGGGCAGCAGTACTGTCAGCAGTGTTTCCTTTCTCTCTTTGCCTCTCGTTGTCAGGGCTGCTCTCAGCCCATCATGGAGAACTACATCTCAGCTCTGAGTGCTCTGTGGCATCCACAATGCTTTGTGTGCAGG GAATGCTATAGCCCATTTGTAAATGGCAGTTTCTTTGAGTATGAGGGGCAGCCCTTGTGTGAAGCCCACTACCACCAGTCCAGAGGCAGCGTATGCCAGGCTTGCCAGCAGCCCATCCTGGGGCGCTGCGTCACTGCCATGGGCGCCAAGTTTCACCCGCACCATTTGGTGTGCCACTTTTGCCTGAAACCCCTCAGCAAGGGATGCTTCAAAGAGCAGGAGAGCAAACCATACTGCCACCCCTGCTTCATCAAACTCTTCGGCTGA